The Streptomyces sp. A2-16 sequence CCGGCTCTCCGACCGACGCGATCCCGTCGACTCCCTTCACGGTCTTGACGACCAGGTCCGTGGTGGCCCGGGTGTTCCCGGACTCCGACGTGTCCACGACCACGGTCAACGGGCCGTTGAAGCCGGGCCCGAAGCCCTGCGACAGCAGGTCGTAGGCACGGCGCTGGGTGGTCTCCACCGACTTGGACTCGTCTCCGGGCAACCCGAGTTCGAGCGCCAGGGCCGGCAGGGCGACGGCACCGAGCCCCAGTCCGGCCACCATCAGCACGGCCACCGGCCGACGCAGCACGAACCGCGCCCAGCGGGCCCCGAGCCCGGCCCGGCCGGCGTCACGCCCCGGCAGCTCGGCCTCGCGCCCCCGCGACCTGGCCGCTCCCCCGGGCCGCATGCCCTTGCGGGCCGTGCGGGAGAGTACGCGCCTGCCGAAGAAGCCGAACAGGGCGGGGACCAGGGTCAGGGCGACCAGTACGGCGAGGGCGACGGCGCCCGCGCCGCCCATGCCCATCTTGGTGAGTTCGGGGATTCCGACGACGCCGAGACCGACCAGGGCGATGACGACGGTCGCGCCGGCGAAGACGACGGCGGATCCGGCCGTGCCCACCGCCCGGCCGGCGGCCTCCTCAGGCCCGCTGCCGCGGGCGCGTTCGTCCCGGTAGCGGGAGGTGATGAAGAGCGCGTAGTCGATGCCGACCGCGAGGCCCAGCATCAGCGCCAGGATGGCGACGGTGGACGTCAGACCCAGCGGCACGGCGAGCGCGGAGACCAGGCCGAAGGCGATGGCCACGCCCACGAAGGCGGTCAGCAGCGACAGTCCGGCCGCGACCAGCGAACCGAGGGCGAGGATCAGCACCACGGCCGCCACCGCCACGCCGATGATCTCCGTCGTGCCGCCCAGTTCCTCCTCCGCGTCCAGGGCCGAGCCGCCGATCTCCACGGTCAGCCCGGCGCTGCGAGCCCGGCTCGCGGCGTCCTGGAGGGCTGCCTTCGCCGACTCCCTCAGGTCCACGGCGTCCGCGGTGTAGGTGATCGTGGAGTAGGCGATGGTGCCGTCCTCGCTGACGGCACCGGTCGTATAGGGATCGGTCGCCGAGGCGACCTGGTCGCTCCCCTCCAGCGAGCCGAGCACGTCCGCGACGGTCGCCCTGTTCTCCCCGGCGGTGACCCGCCGGCCGTCCGGGGCCCGGAACACCAGACGGGCCTCGGCACCCTGGGAGTTGCTCTGCGGGAACCGCTCGTCCAGCAGGTCGAACGCCCGCTGCGACTCGGTGCCGGGCATGGCGAGGTCCTGCTCCTCGCCGGACGGCGCGAGGGCGGCCGCCGCGACGGCCAGCATCAGCACGCCCAGCCACAGACCGCCGACGAGCCGGCGTCGCCGGAAGGCCCACCGTCCGATCCGGTACAGAAAAGTAGCCACCTGTCGATCACTCCAGACGCGCTAGGCAAGGGAAATGCGCGGGATCCGCACGTCCCCAACCCTTCCGTCCGGCGCACCGCCGGGCATCGTCCTGCGCTGCCGTCCTCACCTGGTGCACCGGGACCGGCCGGGCACCTGTCCTAGTGCCTGCGCACCAGCTCGTGGTCCGGCACCACCGCGTCGGTGCGATCAGCAGCGGCCGAACCCCGCAGGTCGGCCCTGCACTCAGCCCGTCATGTCCGTCAGCATCCGCCACCCGGGCGCATAGTTGCCGTGCAGCACCAGCGAGGCCGCCCCCACCGCGCCCACCGTCTCGCCGATCACGCTCTGCTCCACGGCGACCGCCCGGATCGTACGGGCGACGGACGTGCGGTTGACGGCGGCCTCGACCTCCTCGCGGATGATCGGCTCGATGCCGCGCAGCGCCTCGCCGCCGAGGACGACCCGGCTGACGTCGAGGAGGCTGGCGGCGCCGCGCGCGGCCTCGCCGATGCGCCGCGCGGCACGCCGTACGACGTCACAGGCGTCGGGGTCGCCCGCGCGGGCCGCTCGCCGCAGGGCCTTCCAGTCGTGGTGCACGGTGTCGGGCGTGCCGGTGAGGCCGATGCGCTCGGCGGCGTCCGGACCGTGCAGGCGCAGCAGGTCGTCGATGATCGCGGCCGGGCTGACATACGGGCCGAGGCAGTCCATCGCGCCGCAGTGGCAGACTCGGTCGCCCGGTTCCACGGCCATGTGGCCGAATTCGCCGGCGTTGCCCGAATCGCCGTGCAGGACCGTGTTGTTGAGGACGATGCCGGCGCCCACGCCGGTGCCGAGGTAGAGGAACAGGAAGCTGCCGGCCCGGTCCGCGCCGCCGATCCAGCGCTCGCCGATGGCGGCGGCGGTGGCGTCGTTGTCGAGGGCGACGGGCAGTCCGGTGGCCTCGGCGAACATGTCGGCGAGCGGGACGCGGCCCCAGCCGGGGAAGTTGGGCGGCGAGACCACGGCGCCGGTGGTGCCGTCGAGAGGGCCGGGCGCGGCGATTCCGAGGCCGAGCAGGCGGGTGCGGTCCACGGCGCTGCGGTCGAGGAGGCGGCCGGTGATGCGTGCGACGCGGTCCACCACGTCGGCCGGGTCGCCCGGGTCGGTGAGCCTGAGGCGGCGGCTGCCGACGACCTCGCCGGCCAGGTCGACCACCACGATCACCGCGGCGTCGGGGTCGAGGTGGACGCCGACCGCGCAGGCCCCGTCGGCGCGCAGGGTCAGCAGGGTGCGGCGCTTGCCACCGCTGGAGGGGGCCTGGCCGGACTCGGCGACGAGTCCGGCGTCGAGGAGCTTGCGGACGACGTTGGAGACGGTCTGGTTGGTCAGGCCGGTGAGGGCGGCCAGCTCCACCCGGCTCACCTGTCCCGTGGTGCGGATGGCGTCCAGGACGACGGCCTGGTTGTAGCCGCCGACCCGCGGCAGGTTGGTCCCGCTGAGCATCGTCACCTGTCGGTCACCTGATCCCCTCACCTTCACCACCCCCAGGCGCTTCCAGGGCGGATTTTACATACTCGAAGCATTGACTTCATCCATCAAATGGATTTAGCTGACGCCCACAAAATCCGGCCAATCAAGGCCGGCCGGCGCAGGGTGGCGCAGAGCGTGGGCGCCGTCGGGGCCGGCCTACCGGCCCAAGAAAACTCGCGGCTTTCCCTCAGGTTTCGTGTTCCGGAGGAACCCACTGTGCGCTCGAGAATCGTCACCGCCGCGGCCTTCACCGCCGCCACCGCCCTGGCCGTCACCGGCTGTGGTTCGGGCTCGTCAGGCAGCTCGGCCAAGTCCGTCAAGGTCGTCTACTGGCAGAACCTGGACAGCACCAACAAGCTCCAGGCCACCTTCCTCGCCTCGATGGTGAAGGAGTTCACCAAGGCCAACCCGGGCACCAAGGTGACCCTCGTCCCGGTCGTCGCGTCCGAGAACGACTACTACACCAAGCTCCAGCTCATGATGCGCTCCCCCGCGACCGCGCCCGACCTGGTCTACGAGGACACCGCGCTCATCAACTCCGACATCGCGGGCGGCTACCTCAAGCCGCTGGACGCCTACACCGCCAAGTGGGCCGACTGGTCGCAGTACGCCAAGGCGGCCAAGGGCGCGGTGACCGGCGCATCCGACGGCAAGGTCTACGCCGTACCGGACGACACCGACACCCGCGGGATCTGGTACAACAAGCAGCTCCTCCAGAAGGCCGGGATCCCGGTGCCCTGGCAGCCGAGGACATGGGCCGACGTCATCGCCGCCGCCAAGAAGATCAAGGCGAAGCTGCCCGGCGTGACCCCGCTGAACCTCTACACCGGGCAAGCGGGCGGCGAGGCGTCCTCCATGCAGGGCTTCGAGATGCTCCTGTACGGCACCCCGGCCGGCGACAAGTCGCTCTACGACGCCTCCCAGAAGAAGTGGGTCGTGGGCGGCCAGGGCTTCAAGGACGCGCTCGACTTCGTCCACACCGTGTACGGCCAGGGGCTCGGCCCCGCCAAGGAGCAGGCACTGGGCGCCAACTTCGGCACCACGGTGGGCACCGAGCTCATTCCCGAGGGCAAGCTGGCGATCGACATCGACGGCTCGTGGATGCCCAACAACTGGAGTTCGGCGGCGGCCAAGCCGTGGACCGAGTGGCAGTCGGTGATGGGCACCGCGGCGATGCCGACCCAGAACGGGCAGGCGCCGGGCCGCACCAGCATGTCGGGCGGCTGGGCCTGGTCGATCCCGGCCAAGGCCAAGAACCCCGACCTGGCCTGGAAGTTCCTGTCGACCACGCTCCAGACGAAGACCAACGCCGCGAAGTGGAACGCGACCAACGCGAACATCGCGGTGCGCACCGACGTCGCCTCGGACCCGACGTACCTGAACTCGGTGCCGACCAACAAGTTCTTCACCGAACTGGTCGCCGACACGCACTACCGTCCCGGGCTGCCCGCCTACAACCAGGTCTCGACCGCGATCCAGAAGGCGATGGAGTCCGTGACGACCGGTCAGGCCTCCGTCGACAAGGCCGCCTCGGAGTTCGATAACGATGTCAAGGCGGCGGTGGGCGACGACAAGACCGTGGAGGGCACTTCGTGACCGCCCTCGCTCCGGCGCCTCACGGGACCGGCGGTCGCCTCCGGTCCCGCGGGGCGTCCGCCCCGGCCGTCCGCGCACTGCTGCGCGGGCTGCCGACGGTCCCGGCCGTGGTCCTGCTGGCGGTGTTCCTGGCCGGTCCGATCGCGTACTGCGTGTATTACGCGTTCACCGACATGCAGCTCACCGGCGCCTCCGGCACCCGCTTCGTCGGTTTCGACAACTTCACGCGCGCCTTCGAGGACACCGACTTCCTCAACGCGATGTGGCTGACCCTGGTGTTCGTGGTCGGCTCCGCGGTGGTCGGCCAGAACACCCTCGGGCTCGCGCTGGCCGTCCTGGTCCAGAAGGCCACCGCGCCGGTACGGGCCCTGGTCAACGGCGTGGTGATCGCCGCGTGGGTGCTGCCCGAGGTGGTCGCCGGCTATCTGATGTACGCCTTCTTCTACAACCAGGGATCGCTCAACTCCCTGCTGGACGCGCTGCATCTGCCCGACCAGAACTGGCTGTACACGATGCCGATCCTCGCCGTGTGCCTGGCCAACGTGTGGCGCGGCACCGCCTTCTCCCTGATGGTCTTCACCGCGGCCATCAACGACGTGCCCCAGGAGCTGGTGGAGGCGGCCGAGATGGACGGAGCCGGCCCCTGGCAACGCCTGTGGCGGGTGGTCCTGCCGGTCATCAGGCCGTCGATCCTGACGAACCTGATGCTGATCACGCTCCAGACGCTCTCCGTGTTCGGTCTCATCTACACCATGACCCGCGGCGGACCGGGCAACAAGAGCGAGACCCTGCCGATCTTCATGTACCAACAAGCCTTCCAGAACAGCCTGATCGGCTACGGCACCGCCATCGCGCTCGTCCTGCTGGTGGTCGGCGCCCTGTTCTCCGTCGTGTACATCCGGCTGCTGAAACTGGAGGACGACTGATGGCCGCCGTCGCCACGACTCCCCCCGAGACGGTCACCAAGGCCCCTGCGGCACAGGGCCGTCCGAGAGGGCGCCGGATCCGTGCGGGCCGGGTCACCGTCAACCTCGTCCTGCTCGCCGTGTCGGTGCTGTACGTCCTGCCTCTGCTGTGGATGCTCCTCGCCTCGGTGAGCGACATCAACTCCTTCCGGCTGCAGTGGCCCTCGTCGCTGACGCTCGACAACTTCGACGCGGTCCTGAACGTCGACACCACCTACCGGCCGATGCTCAACAGCCTGCTGCTGTGCGGCTTCGGCACCGCGATCACCGTGGTGGCATCGGTCCTGTGCGCCTACCCGCTCTCGCGCTACCGGTCCCGGGTACGGCGGCCGTTCCTCTACACGATCCTGTTCTCCACCGGGCTGCCCATCACCGCCGTCATGATCCCCGTGTACAGCATGTTCGTGCAGGTGAACCTGATCGACTCGATGCCGGGCACGACCCTGTTCCTGGCCGCGTCCGCGCTGCCGTTCGGGATCTGGCTGATGAAGAACTTCATGGACGGCGTCCCGATCGTCCTGGAGGAGGCCGCCCGCATCGACGGCGCGAACACCATGCAGGTGCTGTGGCGGGTGGTGCTGCCGCTGATGCGGCCGGGTGTCGTCGTGGTCACCATCTTCACGTTCATCGGCATGTGGGGGAACTTCTTCGTCCCCTTCATCCTGCTGCTGTCCCCGGAGAAACTGCCCGCGTCCGTCAGCGTGTTCACCTTCCTCAGCGCCCACGACCAGACCCAGTACGGGCAGTTGTCGGCGTTCTCGCTGCTCTACTCGCTGCCGGTCGTGATGCTCTACCTGCTGCTGGCCCGCAAGCTCGGCGGCGGCTTCGCGCTCGGCGGCGCACTCAAGGGCTGACACCCCCACCTGTACGGAGACTTGATGCACAACGACCGTGACCTCACCGAACAGCGGCTCGCCCGCGTGCTGAACGAGCGGATCCGGCCCGCCGTCCACGCCCGCTCCGTCCCTCTGGAGGTGGAGGTCTGGAGTGTCGCCGGTGAGCCGGTGCCGGTGGGTGAGGGCCTCGCGGCCCCCTACCGGCCGACCCGGGTCGGCGCGTGGTGGGGTCCCGCCTGGTCGACGAGCTGGTTCAAGGTCAGCGGCACGATCCCGGCGGACTGGACCGGTGAGACCGTCGAGGCCGTGCTCGACCTCGGGTTCGCCACCCACTCCGCGGGCTTTTCGGCCGAGGGACTGGTCTACCGGCCGGACGGCACCGCGGTGAAGGCGCTCAACCCGCGCAACACCTGGCTGCCGGTGACCGAACGAGCCGCGGGCGGTGAGGAGTTCGTCGCCTTCGTCGAGGCCGCCGCCAATCCGGTCGTCATGCACACCGCGCCCGGCGAGCTCAGCTTCGGCCCCACCTCGGTGGGCGGCAGGGCACCCTGGCTGGGCGACCCGGCCGCGGACCCCGGTGAGCCCCTCTACCGGCTGCGGCGCCTCGATCTGGCCGTGTTCGACCGGCAGGTCCATGAACTCGTCCAGGATCTGGAGGTGCTGCACCAGCTCATGGACGAGCTGTCCCCCGACTCCCCGCGCCGGTGGCAGATCCTCCGGGCGGTCGAACTCGCGCTGGACGCGGTCGACCTGCAGGACATCAGCGGCAGCTCGGCCGCCGCACGGGCCGCCCTCGCCCCCGCCCTCGCAGCACCCGCGCACGCGAGCGCGCACCGCGTCTCGGCGGTCGGCCACGCGCACATCGACACCGCCTGGCTGTGGCCGCTGCGCGAGACCGTCCGCAAGGTGGCCCGCACGGTCTCCAACGTCACCCAGCTCATGGACGAACACCCGGAGTTCAGGTTCGTGATGTCCCAGGCGCAGCAGCTCGCCTGGCTGAAGGAGCACCGGCCCGAGGTGTACGCGCGGGCACAGGAGAAGGCGAAGACCGGGCAGTTCCTGCCCACGGGCAGCCTGTGGGTGGAGCCGGACACCAACATCAGCGGCGGCGAGGCACTGGTGCGCCAGTTCGTCCACGGAAAGCGGTTCTTCCTCGAGGAGTTCGGCGTCGAGACCGAGGAGATGTGGCTGCCGGACACCTTCGGCTACAACGCGGCCCTGCCGCAACTGATGAAACTGGCCGGGGTGAAGTGGTTCCTCACGCAGAAGATCTCCTGGAACACCACCAACAAGTTTCCGCACCACACGTTCTGGTGGGAGGGCATCGACGGCACCCGGATCTTCAGCCACTTCCCTCCGGTCGACAGCTACAACGGCGAGCTGTCCGGTGCCGAAGTCGCGCACAGCGTACGGAACTTCCAGGACAAGGCGGGTGCCAACCACTCGCTGATCCCCTTCGGCTACGGCGACGGCGGTGGCGGCCCCACCCGCGAGATGCTGGCGCGGGCCCGGCGGCTCAGGGACCTGGAGGGTTCGGCGCGCGTCGAGATGGAGGGGCCCGCGGACTTCTTCCGGCGCGCGCACGACGAGTACGAGGCGAACGGCGGCGCGCCGGTGTGGGCCGGGGAGCTGTATCTGGAGTTCCACCGCGGCACGCTGACCAGTCAGCTCGCCACCAAGCAGGGCAACCGTCGCAGCGAACACCTGCTGCGCGAGGCGGAGTTGTGGGCGGCGACCGCGGCCGTGCGGCTGGGACGGCCGTATCCGTACGAGGCACTGGACCGGCTGTGGAAGACGGTGCTGCTGCACCAGTTCCACGACATCCTGCCCGGGACGTCGATCGCTTGGGTGCACCGGGAGGCGGAGGAGACGTACACGGCCGTGGCCCGGGAGCTGGAGGAGCTGATCGGCGCGGCCCAGAAGGCGCTGGCCGGTACCCCTGAGGGCCTGGTCGTCTTCAACTCCGCGCCGCACACCCGGGGCGGAGTCGCCGCGTTGGGCGCGGGGCCACGCGCCGGGACCGTCGACGGGCCGGTGCCGCCGGTCCCGGACGGGGACGGGTTCGTCCTCGACAACGGTCTGGTCCGGTTCGCGGTGAACGCCCGCGGCCTGATCACGTCCGCCCTCGACCACACGGCCGGCCGGGAGGCCCTGGCACCCGGAGCGGTCGGCAACCTGCTCCAGTTGCACCAGGACTTCCCCAACCAGTGGGACGCCTGGGATGTCGACGTCTTCTACCGCAACAGCGTGCGCGACCTCACCGATGCCGAGTCCGTCACGGCGACCGGCGACGGCGTCAGGGTGGTCCGGGTCTTCGGCGCGTCGAGGATCGAGCAGACCCTGACGCTGCCGGCGGGGTCACGCGGGCTGGTGATCGACACGGTCGTCGACTGGCACGAGCGGGAGAAGTTCCTCAAGGCGGCCTTCCCCCTGGACGTGCGGGCCGCCCACTCGACCGCCGAGATCCCCTTCGGACACGTCGAGCGGCCCACGCACACCAACACCAGCTGGGACGCGGCCAAGTTCGAGACCTGCGCCCACCGCTTCGTCCACGTCGGCGAACCGGACTGGGGCGCCGCCCTGGTCAACGACTCCTCCTACGGCCACGACGTCACCCGTGACGTCCGCCCCGACGGTGGTACGACCACCACGGTCCGCCTCTCCCTGCTGCGCGCCGCCCGATTCCCCGACCCCGATCAGGACCAGGGCACCCACCGGCTCGCCTACGCGCTGGTGATCGGC is a genomic window containing:
- a CDS encoding MMPL family transporter, coding for MATFLYRIGRWAFRRRRLVGGLWLGVLMLAVAAAALAPSGEEQDLAMPGTESQRAFDLLDERFPQSNSQGAEARLVFRAPDGRRVTAGENRATVADVLGSLEGSDQVASATDPYTTGAVSEDGTIAYSTITYTADAVDLRESAKAALQDAASRARSAGLTVEIGGSALDAEEELGGTTEIIGVAVAAVVLILALGSLVAAGLSLLTAFVGVAIAFGLVSALAVPLGLTSTVAILALMLGLAVGIDYALFITSRYRDERARGSGPEEAAGRAVGTAGSAVVFAGATVVIALVGLGVVGIPELTKMGMGGAGAVALAVLVALTLVPALFGFFGRRVLSRTARKGMRPGGAARSRGREAELPGRDAGRAGLGARWARFVLRRPVAVLMVAGLGLGAVALPALALELGLPGDESKSVETTQRRAYDLLSQGFGPGFNGPLTVVVDTSESGNTRATTDLVVKTVKGVDGIASVGEPVLNRTEDTAVLTAVPRTAPNSGETKDLVHAMRSALSGVSSGTGAGILVTGTTALNIDISEAMSDALIPYLSVVIGLAVLLLTVVFRSVLVPVKAALGFLLSVGAAFGVLVAVFQWGWAADLIGIEQTGPVMSLMPILIIGIVFGLAMDYEVFLLTRMREAYVHGASPGEAIVSGFRHSGRVVAAAAIIMVSVFAGFIGMNSPTIQTMGVGLAAAVAFDAFLVRMAIAPAVLALLGHRAWWLPRILNRVLPDVDIEGESLSRHVPASSAPSQTSAAEPAPVRQLPVGRD
- a CDS encoding ROK family transcriptional regulator, whose product is MLSGTNLPRVGGYNQAVVLDAIRTTGQVSRVELAALTGLTNQTVSNVVRKLLDAGLVAESGQAPSSGGKRRTLLTLRADGACAVGVHLDPDAAVIVVVDLAGEVVGSRRLRLTDPGDPADVVDRVARITGRLLDRSAVDRTRLLGLGIAAPGPLDGTTGAVVSPPNFPGWGRVPLADMFAEATGLPVALDNDATAAAIGERWIGGADRAGSFLFLYLGTGVGAGIVLNNTVLHGDSGNAGEFGHMAVEPGDRVCHCGAMDCLGPYVSPAAIIDDLLRLHGPDAAERIGLTGTPDTVHHDWKALRRAARAGDPDACDVVRRAARRIGEAARGAASLLDVSRVVLGGEALRGIEPIIREEVEAAVNRTSVARTIRAVAVEQSVIGETVGAVGAASLVLHGNYAPGWRMLTDMTG
- a CDS encoding extracellular solute-binding protein, translating into MRSRIVTAAAFTAATALAVTGCGSGSSGSSAKSVKVVYWQNLDSTNKLQATFLASMVKEFTKANPGTKVTLVPVVASENDYYTKLQLMMRSPATAPDLVYEDTALINSDIAGGYLKPLDAYTAKWADWSQYAKAAKGAVTGASDGKVYAVPDDTDTRGIWYNKQLLQKAGIPVPWQPRTWADVIAAAKKIKAKLPGVTPLNLYTGQAGGEASSMQGFEMLLYGTPAGDKSLYDASQKKWVVGGQGFKDALDFVHTVYGQGLGPAKEQALGANFGTTVGTELIPEGKLAIDIDGSWMPNNWSSAAAKPWTEWQSVMGTAAMPTQNGQAPGRTSMSGGWAWSIPAKAKNPDLAWKFLSTTLQTKTNAAKWNATNANIAVRTDVASDPTYLNSVPTNKFFTELVADTHYRPGLPAYNQVSTAIQKAMESVTTGQASVDKAASEFDNDVKAAVGDDKTVEGTS
- a CDS encoding sugar ABC transporter permease, producing the protein MLRGLPTVPAVVLLAVFLAGPIAYCVYYAFTDMQLTGASGTRFVGFDNFTRAFEDTDFLNAMWLTLVFVVGSAVVGQNTLGLALAVLVQKATAPVRALVNGVVIAAWVLPEVVAGYLMYAFFYNQGSLNSLLDALHLPDQNWLYTMPILAVCLANVWRGTAFSLMVFTAAINDVPQELVEAAEMDGAGPWQRLWRVVLPVIRPSILTNLMLITLQTLSVFGLIYTMTRGGPGNKSETLPIFMYQQAFQNSLIGYGTAIALVLLVVGALFSVVYIRLLKLEDD
- a CDS encoding carbohydrate ABC transporter permease, with product MAAVATTPPETVTKAPAAQGRPRGRRIRAGRVTVNLVLLAVSVLYVLPLLWMLLASVSDINSFRLQWPSSLTLDNFDAVLNVDTTYRPMLNSLLLCGFGTAITVVASVLCAYPLSRYRSRVRRPFLYTILFSTGLPITAVMIPVYSMFVQVNLIDSMPGTTLFLAASALPFGIWLMKNFMDGVPIVLEEAARIDGANTMQVLWRVVLPLMRPGVVVVTIFTFIGMWGNFFVPFILLLSPEKLPASVSVFTFLSAHDQTQYGQLSAFSLLYSLPVVMLYLLLARKLGGGFALGGALKG
- a CDS encoding glycoside hydrolase family 38 C-terminal domain-containing protein, with product MHNDRDLTEQRLARVLNERIRPAVHARSVPLEVEVWSVAGEPVPVGEGLAAPYRPTRVGAWWGPAWSTSWFKVSGTIPADWTGETVEAVLDLGFATHSAGFSAEGLVYRPDGTAVKALNPRNTWLPVTERAAGGEEFVAFVEAAANPVVMHTAPGELSFGPTSVGGRAPWLGDPAADPGEPLYRLRRLDLAVFDRQVHELVQDLEVLHQLMDELSPDSPRRWQILRAVELALDAVDLQDISGSSAAARAALAPALAAPAHASAHRVSAVGHAHIDTAWLWPLRETVRKVARTVSNVTQLMDEHPEFRFVMSQAQQLAWLKEHRPEVYARAQEKAKTGQFLPTGSLWVEPDTNISGGEALVRQFVHGKRFFLEEFGVETEEMWLPDTFGYNAALPQLMKLAGVKWFLTQKISWNTTNKFPHHTFWWEGIDGTRIFSHFPPVDSYNGELSGAEVAHSVRNFQDKAGANHSLIPFGYGDGGGGPTREMLARARRLRDLEGSARVEMEGPADFFRRAHDEYEANGGAPVWAGELYLEFHRGTLTSQLATKQGNRRSEHLLREAELWAATAAVRLGRPYPYEALDRLWKTVLLHQFHDILPGTSIAWVHREAEETYTAVARELEELIGAAQKALAGTPEGLVVFNSAPHTRGGVAALGAGPRAGTVDGPVPPVPDGDGFVLDNGLVRFAVNARGLITSALDHTAGREALAPGAVGNLLQLHQDFPNQWDAWDVDVFYRNSVRDLTDAESVTATGDGVRVVRVFGASRIEQTLTLPAGSRGLVIDTVVDWHEREKFLKAAFPLDVRAAHSTAEIPFGHVERPTHTNTSWDAAKFETCAHRFVHVGEPDWGAALVNDSSYGHDVTRDVRPDGGTTTTVRLSLLRAARFPDPDQDQGTHRLAYALVIGADVLDARREGYRFNLPERVVPGSATVAPLVSVDHEGVIVEAVKLADDLSGDVVVRLYESRGTRAAATLTTGFPLASAVVTDLLERPVDDPSSHRQVEEGVRLTLRPFQILTLRLRRA